In Neisseriaceae bacterium CLB008, one genomic interval encodes:
- a CDS encoding alpha/beta fold hydrolase: MYNPRYPSTSSFLPVQGLKLHLRHWSRPNKPKLLLLHGWMDASASFQFLVDHLPPEWDIYALDWRGFGLSEHQAFGYYDRSHMLIDLHLVRQHLCPNDEPIHIVGHSLGGMLASMYVGALPETCRSLTIAEGFGVPNGDLNKAHIRLRHYIEEHATLQPYPAPTTLADLARKQQQRNPLLGDAEALFVADALAHTNADGQLVYRADKKHKHTTPMPYHYAHAQALWQQISCPTLLLYGDTVPHNHYLNAIKDSLAERLASYPNAHSLQLAGAGHMLQWEAPQAFADALATFLRQHEAA, translated from the coding sequence ATGTACAACCCTCGTTATCCCAGCACCTCATCCTTCCTCCCCGTTCAAGGCCTAAAACTGCATCTTCGCCACTGGTCGCGCCCAAATAAGCCTAAGCTATTACTGCTGCATGGCTGGATGGATGCCTCCGCCAGTTTTCAGTTTTTAGTCGACCACCTACCGCCCGAATGGGACATTTACGCCTTAGACTGGCGCGGTTTTGGCCTGAGTGAACATCAGGCGTTTGGCTATTACGACCGCAGCCACATGTTGATCGACCTACACTTAGTGCGCCAACACCTCTGCCCTAACGATGAGCCCATCCACATCGTCGGCCACAGCCTGGGCGGCATGTTGGCCTCAATGTATGTCGGCGCGCTGCCCGAAACCTGCCGCAGCCTCACCATTGCAGAAGGCTTTGGCGTGCCCAACGGCGACCTCAACAAAGCCCATATACGGCTACGCCACTACATAGAAGAGCACGCCACCCTACAGCCCTACCCTGCGCCCACCACCTTGGCAGACTTAGCCCGCAAGCAGCAACAGCGCAACCCTTTACTCGGCGACGCCGAGGCTTTATTCGTGGCCGATGCTCTGGCCCACACCAACGCTGACGGCCAGCTAGTCTATCGCGCCGACAAAAAGCACAAGCACACCACGCCCATGCCTTACCACTATGCCCACGCCCAGGCTTTGTGGCAGCAAATCAGCTGCCCCACTTTATTACTGTACGGCGACACGGTACCGCACAATCATTACCTCAACGCCATTAAAGACAGCTTAGCCGAGCGCCTGGCCAGCTACCCCAACGCCCACAGCCTACAACTTGCCGGGGCTGGCCACATGCTACAATGGGAGGCGCCACAGGCCTTTGCCGATGCCTTGGCGACTTTTTTGCGCCAACATGAGGCCGCCTAG
- a CDS encoding 3'-5' exonuclease, with translation MTPILAFDIETIPDVAGLRTLYDFDAHISDADVVEFAYQKRRAQNGSEFMQHHLHQVVAISCCMRWGQDKLHVNTIGDEHDSEETMIAKFFELIERYTPQLVSWNGGGFDLPVLHYRAMIHGIPASRYWDTGDGDFGDSRDFKWNNYISRYHSRHCDLMDLLALYQPRANVPLDDMAKLCGFPGKLGMDGSMVWSAYQNNQLADIRDYCETDAANTYLMYLRFQLIRGHLDADEYQLEINRLKEYLSPQTSQHWQEFCAAWA, from the coding sequence ATGACGCCTATTCTTGCCTTTGACATTGAGACCATTCCCGACGTTGCAGGGCTACGCACCCTCTACGATTTTGATGCGCACATCAGCGACGCTGACGTGGTCGAATTTGCCTACCAAAAAAGACGGGCACAGAACGGCTCTGAGTTTATGCAACACCATCTGCATCAGGTGGTCGCGATTTCCTGCTGCATGCGTTGGGGGCAAGACAAGCTACACGTCAACACCATCGGCGACGAGCACGACAGCGAAGAAACCATGATCGCCAAATTTTTTGAACTGATCGAACGCTATACACCACAGCTGGTGAGCTGGAACGGTGGCGGCTTTGACCTGCCAGTTTTACACTACCGCGCCATGATTCACGGCATTCCCGCTTCACGCTATTGGGACACCGGCGACGGCGACTTTGGCGACAGCCGTGATTTTAAATGGAATAACTACATCAGCCGCTACCACAGCCGCCACTGCGACTTAATGGATCTTTTGGCCCTGTATCAGCCGCGCGCCAATGTGCCCCTCGACGACATGGCCAAGCTGTGCGGCTTTCCCGGCAAGCTCGGCATGGATGGCAGCATGGTGTGGAGCGCCTATCAAAACAATCAGCTGGCCGACATCCGCGACTATTGTGAAACCGACGCAGCCAACACTTATTTGATGTATTTACGCTTTCAACTGATCCGCGGCCACCTTGATGCCGACGAATACCAGCTTGAAATCAATCGCTTAAAAGAATACCTCAGCCCCCAAACCAGCCAACACTGGCAAGAATTCTGCGCGGCCTGGGCTTAA
- a CDS encoding acyl-CoA-binding protein produces the protein MSELIKKFEQAQADVKSLAERPDNNSLLKLYSFYKQATEGDVSGEAPGMFDLVGKRKHEAWTKIKGMSADEAMQGYIAEVERLFEED, from the coding sequence ATGAGTGAACTGATTAAAAAATTCGAACAAGCCCAAGCCGATGTGAAAAGTCTAGCGGAGCGTCCTGATAACAATAGTTTGTTGAAGCTGTACTCGTTCTACAAACAAGCCACTGAAGGCGACGTGAGCGGCGAAGCGCCAGGCATGTTTGATTTGGTTGGCAAGCGCAAGCACGAAGCTTGGACCAAAATCAAAGGCATGAGCGCTGATGAGGCCATGCAAGGCTACATCGCCGAAGTTGAGCGCTTGTTTGAAGAAGACTAA
- a CDS encoding DsbC family protein, which translates to MKKFTTKMAMIVAALPLLACAQQPAGELDAATAKKIKANIEKVYGEQGLEVLSTAATPMAGLYEVVVSGNQIVYVDKNADYLLSGDLVDIKEQKNLTSERQQALNKIDFGALPFDQAIKEVRGKGTLQVAVFSDPLCPYCVKLEHEFAKMDDVTIYTFLMPILSLHPDAQSLSEQIWCSEDKTATWTSWMRQSKKIPAAASCANPVAQTMELGAKLGFNGTPTVVFPNGKSQAGYAPYEQLLEAIKTNQK; encoded by the coding sequence ATGAAGAAATTCACCACCAAAATGGCCATGATCGTTGCCGCACTGCCGCTTTTGGCCTGTGCACAACAGCCGGCCGGCGAACTGGATGCCGCCACGGCCAAAAAAATTAAGGCCAATATTGAAAAAGTATACGGTGAGCAAGGTCTAGAAGTGCTGTCTACGGCGGCGACCCCTATGGCTGGGCTGTATGAAGTGGTGGTGAGCGGTAATCAAATCGTGTACGTCGATAAAAACGCTGATTATTTATTAAGTGGTGACTTGGTCGACATTAAAGAACAGAAAAACCTCACCAGTGAACGTCAGCAAGCTTTGAATAAGATTGATTTTGGCGCCCTACCTTTTGATCAAGCGATTAAAGAGGTGCGCGGTAAGGGCACGCTACAGGTGGCGGTATTCTCCGACCCCTTATGCCCTTATTGCGTGAAGCTGGAGCATGAGTTTGCCAAAATGGACGACGTGACTATTTATACGTTTTTAATGCCCATTCTCAGCCTACACCCAGACGCACAGTCATTGTCTGAACAAATTTGGTGTAGCGAAGACAAAACCGCAACCTGGACCAGCTGGATGCGTCAGAGTAAAAAAATTCCTGCTGCGGCCAGCTGTGCCAACCCTGTGGCCCAAACCATGGAGCTGGGCGCCAAGCTTGGCTTTAACGGCACCCCAACCGTGGTGTTCCCTAATGGCAAAAGTCAGGCCGGCTATGCGCCGTATGAGCAGCTATTAGAGGCCATTAAAACCAATCAGAAATAA
- a CDS encoding methyltransferase, which translates to MHTLPSFTWQQPDHTALWFSASCSPPPQQLHLVDDTLSADQAFAWATQGHAMLWMGDFHNAKQLLSALNKRLNKRKKSAKVPASAAEAFHKHRLNQSQRAQLLNSVLVKLSPQGVLALRRAPEVKDACEAAFGLYEQDCILPLQTLLGMIGAHQWQQKGVPIQALGGALIHVPYGVYSPLRGEYLDLLLQAPLPTPCALALDIGTGSGVIAALLAQRGVAKTIGTDLNPKAIAAAQANLARLGLTDQVDIIETDLFPTGVKADLIVCNPPWLPAKPTSLIESALYDPKHQMLQAFLTQAPQHLNETGEVWLIMSDLAEHLGLRQPDALAQWFAQAGLSLIEQHHTRAQHAKANDVDDPLFNARSQEHTFLYRLQLAR; encoded by the coding sequence ATGCACACTCTGCCCTCTTTTACTTGGCAACAGCCCGATCACACCGCCCTTTGGTTCAGCGCCAGCTGCAGCCCGCCGCCGCAACAGCTGCACCTGGTCGACGACACCCTCAGCGCCGACCAAGCCTTCGCTTGGGCCACTCAGGGCCACGCCATGCTGTGGATGGGCGATTTCCATAACGCCAAACAGCTGCTCAGCGCCTTAAACAAACGCCTGAATAAGCGCAAAAAAAGCGCCAAAGTACCGGCCAGTGCAGCCGAAGCCTTTCACAAACACCGTTTAAACCAATCCCAACGCGCCCAGCTCCTCAACAGCGTGCTGGTCAAGCTTAGCCCTCAAGGCGTGCTGGCGCTGCGCCGCGCGCCCGAGGTTAAAGACGCCTGCGAGGCCGCCTTTGGCCTCTATGAGCAAGACTGCATTTTACCGCTGCAAACCCTATTGGGCATGATCGGCGCCCATCAATGGCAGCAAAAAGGCGTGCCCATCCAAGCCCTAGGAGGCGCATTGATTCACGTGCCTTATGGCGTTTACTCACCGCTACGGGGTGAATACCTAGACCTCCTCTTACAGGCACCGCTGCCCACACCTTGCGCCCTTGCCCTAGACATTGGTACCGGCTCTGGCGTGATTGCGGCGCTATTGGCCCAGCGCGGCGTGGCCAAAACCATCGGCACCGACCTGAACCCTAAGGCCATCGCTGCCGCCCAAGCCAATCTGGCACGCCTAGGCCTCACCGATCAAGTCGACATCATCGAAACCGATCTATTCCCTACGGGCGTGAAGGCCGACCTCATCGTCTGCAACCCGCCGTGGCTGCCGGCCAAGCCCACTTCCTTGATTGAATCAGCCCTCTACGACCCTAAACACCAAATGCTGCAGGCGTTTCTCACACAGGCGCCACAACACCTCAACGAGACAGGTGAAGTCTGGCTCATCATGTCTGATTTAGCCGAGCATCTCGGCCTACGCCAGCCTGATGCCTTAGCTCAATGGTTTGCCCAGGCGGGCTTAAGCCTGATTGAGCAACACCACACTCGGGCCCAACACGCCAAAGCCAACGACGTTGACGATCCGCTATTCAACGCCCGTAGCCAAGAACACACTTTCTTATACCGTCTGCAACTGGCGCGCTAA
- a CDS encoding peptide MFS transporter, producing MNQKNTDSSLSASEIEAIDRNFLGHPKPLRSLFFTEMWERFSYYGIRPLLILFMAATLYDGGLGFSKEVSSQIVGIFGGAIYLSAVPGGWLADNWLGQKKAVWYGSVIVALGHLAIALAYFFNAAAFFVGLALIVVGSGLFKTCISVLVGGLYQEGDGRRDGGFSIFYMGINLGSLLAPFATGLLTQKYGWHLGFGIGGIGMLIALIIFRFSAIGNLREFADAKNIKADWEAPVRPRKNVGRWVFGICIAAIVLIVLMVQGVIVLNPGAIATSMTYIICSFVGMYFIYLFAFCGLNKLERAKLIVCLILLIAAAFFWSAFEQQPTSFNLFALDYTDRHVFGWEIPTVWFQSANPLFILLFAPFFGFLWPYLAKRNIEPSSLFKFAMGLLFACAGFGIMVFAAKSVLSGNGSLVSPLWLIVSYLFLTLGELCLSPVGLSTMTKLAPTMMRGQIMGLWYTASALGNLFAGLVGGNVSAERLDSLPTLFAQCALALFIGAIVLIILIKPVQAMLANQAKHAA from the coding sequence GTGAATCAAAAGAACACCGACTCGTCGTTATCGGCGAGTGAAATCGAGGCCATCGACCGCAATTTCTTAGGCCATCCTAAGCCGTTACGGTCGCTTTTTTTTACCGAAATGTGGGAGCGTTTTTCCTATTACGGCATTCGCCCACTGCTGATTTTGTTTATGGCGGCCACCCTCTACGATGGCGGCTTGGGCTTTAGCAAAGAAGTGTCGTCACAAATTGTGGGGATTTTCGGCGGCGCGATTTACCTATCCGCCGTACCGGGTGGTTGGCTGGCCGACAACTGGCTAGGCCAAAAAAAGGCCGTGTGGTACGGCTCCGTCATCGTGGCCCTAGGCCACTTAGCCATTGCCCTGGCCTATTTCTTTAACGCCGCCGCCTTTTTTGTCGGCCTGGCCTTAATCGTGGTCGGCTCTGGCCTCTTTAAAACCTGTATTTCAGTTTTAGTAGGCGGCCTGTATCAAGAGGGCGATGGCCGTCGCGACGGCGGCTTCTCCATCTTCTACATGGGCATCAACCTTGGCTCGCTGCTGGCGCCTTTCGCCACCGGCTTATTGACTCAAAAATACGGCTGGCACCTAGGCTTTGGCATCGGCGGCATCGGCATGTTGATCGCCTTAATCATCTTCCGCTTCAGCGCCATCGGTAATCTACGTGAATTTGCCGACGCCAAGAACATCAAGGCCGACTGGGAAGCCCCCGTTCGCCCGCGTAAAAACGTCGGCCGCTGGGTCTTCGGCATTTGCATTGCAGCCATCGTCCTCATCGTCCTCATGGTGCAAGGCGTGATTGTGCTCAACCCGGGCGCCATCGCCACCTCCATGACCTACATTATTTGTAGCTTTGTGGGCATGTATTTTATTTACCTATTTGCCTTCTGTGGCCTGAACAAGCTGGAACGCGCCAAATTAATCGTGTGTTTGATCTTATTGATTGCCGCCGCCTTCTTCTGGTCAGCCTTCGAGCAGCAGCCCACCTCGTTTAATCTGTTTGCCCTAGACTACACCGATCGCCACGTCTTTGGCTGGGAAATCCCTACGGTTTGGTTCCAATCGGCCAACCCCTTATTCATCTTATTGTTTGCGCCGTTCTTTGGCTTTTTGTGGCCTTATTTGGCCAAACGCAATATTGAGCCAAGCAGCCTGTTTAAGTTTGCCATGGGCCTTTTATTTGCCTGTGCGGGCTTTGGCATCATGGTGTTTGCCGCCAAATCCGTGCTCAGCGGCAACGGCAGTCTGGTGTCGCCCCTATGGCTGATCGTCAGCTACTTATTCTTGACCTTGGGCGAGCTGTGCCTGAGCCCAGTTGGTCTTAGCACCATGACCAAATTAGCCCCCACCATGATGCGTGGCCAGATCATGGGCCTGTGGTATACCGCATCAGCCCTAGGTAACTTATTCGCCGGCCTAGTCGGTGGCAACGTGTCGGCAGAACGTCTAGACTCGCTGCCCACCCTCTTTGCCCAATGCGCATTGGCCTTATTCATTGGCGCCATTGTGCTGATCATCCTGATCAAACCCGTCCAAGCGATGCTGGCTAACCAAGCCAAGCACGCTGCTTAA
- a CDS encoding prephenate dehydrogenase, whose amino-acid sequence MIQSLTLIGVGLIGGSFALDLKRKGLVQHVYGVDIDPANLERAIERRVIDEGFTEINATVANADVVVLATPVRAIHKVIQELAPLLGPNTIVTDVGSTKRTIIQAYETYLPTHLPLCVAAHPIAGSDRNGALAAQFGLFQHKKVVLCAHPQQNPSAYGTLKHLWQSVGAVVHELDAHTHDQIFAAVSHLPHLLAYAFVNQIATADQADAYFDFAASGFRDFTRIASSQPDIWADITMANQDILLSLIEAQQQQLAQLHQLIAKKDGPALKRYYAQAKKARDDWQDHQPS is encoded by the coding sequence ATGATTCAGTCGCTTACTCTGATCGGCGTCGGTTTAATCGGCGGCTCCTTCGCCCTAGACTTAAAGCGCAAAGGCTTGGTTCAGCACGTTTACGGCGTGGACATCGACCCGGCCAACCTCGAACGCGCCATTGAGCGCCGCGTCATTGATGAAGGCTTTACCGAAATCAACGCCACCGTGGCCAACGCCGACGTGGTGGTACTGGCTACGCCGGTACGCGCCATTCATAAAGTCATTCAAGAGCTGGCGCCCTTGTTAGGCCCGAACACCATTGTGACCGACGTAGGCAGCACCAAACGCACGATTATTCAGGCCTACGAAACCTATCTGCCCACCCATCTGCCGCTGTGCGTGGCCGCCCACCCGATTGCAGGCTCCGACCGTAACGGTGCCTTGGCAGCACAGTTCGGCCTGTTTCAGCACAAAAAAGTAGTGCTGTGCGCGCATCCACAGCAAAACCCCAGCGCCTACGGCACCCTGAAACACCTGTGGCAATCTGTCGGCGCCGTGGTGCATGAGTTAGATGCCCACACCCATGACCAAATTTTTGCCGCCGTCAGCCACCTGCCCCACTTATTGGCCTACGCCTTTGTGAATCAAATCGCCACGGCGGATCAGGCCGATGCCTACTTTGACTTTGCGGCGTCGGGTTTTCGTGACTTTACCCGCATTGCCTCTAGCCAGCCCGACATTTGGGCCGACATCACCATGGCCAATCAAGACATTTTGCTGTCTTTGATCGAAGCCCAGCAGCAGCAGCTGGCCCAACTGCACCAGCTCATCGCCAAAAAAGACGGCCCAGCCTTAAAGCGTTACTACGCTCAGGCCAAAAAGGCGCGAGATGACTGGCAAGACCATCAACCCTCTTAG
- the leuS gene encoding leucine--tRNA ligase yields MQEHYQPSAIEPIAQQKWDDAKVFNAADDDSRPKYYCLSMFPYPSGKLHMGHVRNYTIGDVLSRHKLLKGFNVMQPMGWDAFGLPAENAAMINKVAPAKWTYQNIEYMKVQLKKLGLAFDWDREFATCDPEYYRWEQWLFTRLFEKGIIYKKNGVVNWDPVDQTVLANEQVIDGRGWRSGALVEKREIPMYYFKITDYADELLTSLDDLPHWPEQVKTMQRNWIGKSRGMQVKFALAEDSLADLAADDAKALSVYTTRPDTLMGATYLAVAAEHPLATAAALNNPELTAFIAACKSGSVAEADMATMEKKGLPTGRYAIHPFTGERLPVWVANYVLWGYGDGAVMAVPAHDERDFEFASKYDLPIHLVIQPESGDTLVEPLSEPFTEHGILVNSGEFSGLDFQAAFDAMASRLEALSQGEPRTQYRLRDWGISRQRYWGCPIPIIHCACCGDVTVPEEQLPVILPEDVIPDGAGSPLARMPEFYATKCPKCGGDARRETDTMDTFVESSWYFARFASPKFDQGLVDEKAADVWMDGGVDQYIGGIEHAILHLLYARFFNKLMRDEGLLKNDEPFERLLTQGMVLCDTYYREGANGGIEYIAPQDVVFARDDKGQVTGATHRVDGGDVVIGGIEKMSKSKNNGVDPQDLIEAYGADTARLFMMFASPPEQSLEWSDAGVEGANRFLRRLWRTAYEHQQRGVVNAYAGSENADLSADLKDLRLKLHSAIKKIDDDYGRRQQFNTAIAAVMSLLNTYDKADTSTELGQRVAQEVLETVMILLWPIVPHICEALWETLGRDTQLWDAAWPAVDEAALVQTELTLMVQVNGKLRGQISVAADAPKDSIEAAALADEGAQKFMDGKAPKKIIVVPGRLVNIVV; encoded by the coding sequence ATGCAAGAACACTATCAACCTTCCGCTATTGAGCCCATCGCCCAACAAAAATGGGATGATGCCAAAGTATTTAACGCTGCCGACGACGACAGCCGCCCTAAATACTACTGTTTGTCTATGTTCCCTTACCCTTCTGGTAAGTTACACATGGGCCACGTTCGTAACTACACCATTGGTGACGTACTGAGCCGCCACAAGTTATTAAAAGGCTTTAACGTCATGCAACCTATGGGTTGGGACGCCTTTGGCTTGCCGGCAGAAAACGCCGCCATGATCAACAAAGTCGCACCGGCTAAATGGACGTATCAAAATATTGAGTACATGAAGGTACAGTTAAAAAAACTGGGCCTCGCCTTTGATTGGGACCGCGAATTTGCGACCTGTGATCCAGAATACTACCGTTGGGAACAATGGCTGTTCACGCGTCTATTCGAAAAAGGCATCATCTACAAGAAAAATGGCGTGGTGAACTGGGACCCTGTTGACCAAACCGTTTTGGCTAACGAACAGGTCATCGATGGCCGCGGCTGGCGCAGTGGTGCTTTGGTTGAAAAACGCGAAATTCCGATGTACTACTTCAAAATCACCGACTACGCTGATGAGCTATTGACCAGCCTCGATGATTTGCCACACTGGCCTGAACAGGTCAAAACCATGCAGCGCAACTGGATTGGTAAATCGCGCGGCATGCAGGTGAAATTTGCCTTGGCTGAAGACAGCCTGGCCGACCTAGCCGCCGACGATGCCAAAGCCCTGAGCGTATACACCACGCGTCCAGATACCTTGATGGGCGCCACTTACTTAGCAGTGGCCGCCGAACACCCATTGGCCACCGCCGCCGCGCTGAACAATCCTGAATTGACGGCCTTCATTGCCGCCTGCAAATCAGGCAGCGTAGCCGAAGCCGACATGGCCACCATGGAGAAAAAAGGCCTGCCAACGGGTCGTTACGCGATTCATCCATTCACCGGTGAGCGCCTACCTGTTTGGGTGGCCAACTACGTGCTGTGGGGCTATGGCGATGGTGCCGTCATGGCCGTGCCTGCTCACGACGAGCGCGACTTTGAATTTGCCAGCAAATACGACCTACCGATTCACTTGGTGATCCAGCCTGAATCAGGCGACACCTTGGTTGAGCCTTTGTCTGAACCCTTTACCGAACACGGTATCTTGGTGAATTCGGGTGAATTCAGCGGTTTGGATTTCCAAGCAGCATTTGACGCTATGGCGTCTCGCCTAGAAGCCTTGAGCCAAGGCGAGCCACGCACCCAATACCGCCTACGCGACTGGGGCATCAGCCGTCAACGCTACTGGGGCTGCCCCATTCCCATCATTCACTGTGCCTGCTGTGGCGACGTCACCGTGCCTGAAGAGCAATTGCCGGTGATTTTGCCAGAAGACGTGATTCCTGACGGTGCGGGCTCTCCTTTGGCGCGCATGCCTGAATTTTATGCAACCAAATGCCCTAAGTGCGGTGGCGACGCCCGTCGTGAAACCGACACCATGGACACGTTTGTGGAATCTAGCTGGTATTTTGCCCGCTTTGCCTCACCGAAATTTGACCAAGGCTTGGTAGACGAAAAAGCGGCTGACGTCTGGATGGATGGCGGCGTAGACCAATATATTGGCGGCATTGAACACGCCATCTTGCACCTATTGTACGCGCGCTTCTTTAATAAATTGATGCGCGACGAAGGCCTGTTGAAAAACGACGAACCGTTTGAGCGCCTACTGACCCAAGGCATGGTATTGTGCGACACCTACTACCGTGAAGGCGCCAACGGCGGCATCGAATACATCGCGCCGCAAGACGTGGTCTTCGCTCGTGACGACAAAGGCCAAGTAACCGGCGCAACCCATCGCGTTGACGGTGGTGACGTGGTGATTGGCGGCATTGAAAAAATGTCTAAGTCAAAAAACAACGGCGTCGATCCGCAAGACTTGATCGAAGCCTACGGCGCCGACACGGCACGCTTGTTCATGATGTTTGCCTCACCGCCAGAACAGTCTTTGGAATGGTCTGACGCCGGCGTTGAAGGCGCTAACCGCTTCTTACGTCGCCTCTGGCGCACCGCTTACGAGCATCAGCAACGAGGCGTGGTGAACGCTTATGCTGGTTCTGAAAACGCCGACCTCAGTGCCGACCTTAAAGACCTACGCTTGAAGCTACACAGCGCCATCAAGAAAATTGATGACGATTACGGCCGTCGTCAGCAGTTCAACACCGCCATTGCGGCCGTGATGTCCTTGCTGAACACCTACGATAAAGCCGACACCAGCACCGAACTGGGCCAACGCGTGGCGCAAGAAGTGCTGGAGACCGTGATGATTCTGCTGTGGCCCATCGTACCGCACATTTGTGAAGCGCTTTGGGAAACCCTAGGCCGCGACACTCAGCTGTGGGACGCTGCATGGCCCGCCGTTGATGAAGCTGCCCTGGTGCAAACCGAGCTGACCTTGATGGTTCAAGTTAACGGTAAGCTGCGTGGCCAAATTTCAGTGGCCGCCGATGCGCCGAAAGACAGCATCGAAGCCGCAGCCCTAGCCGACGAAGGCGCCCAGAAATTCATGGACGGCAAAGCCCCCAAGAAAATCATCGTGGTGCCTGGCCGCTTGGTGAACATTGTGGTGTAA
- the xth gene encoding exodeoxyribonuclease III: protein MNIATWNVNSLNVRLPHVLDWLANNPTDVLALQELKLDQDKFPEQAFIDAGYQATWFGQKTYNGVAFISKTPAQDVICGMPEFEDPQRRVIAATFGDVRVINVYCVNGEAVGSEKFAYKEAWFKALHGFVAAQMAIHPKVVLLGDFNIAPADLDVYDPEKWQDKILCSKEERAWLQALLDLGLDDSLRTFNPTEPCFTWWDYRMNMFRRKLGLRIDHILISAPLQTQVGKVWVDIEPRAWERPSDHAPVSIELTL from the coding sequence ATGAATATTGCCACTTGGAATGTCAACTCTTTGAATGTCCGCCTGCCCCACGTACTCGACTGGCTGGCCAACAACCCAACCGACGTTTTGGCCTTGCAAGAATTGAAATTGGATCAGGATAAATTTCCCGAGCAGGCGTTTATCGACGCCGGCTATCAAGCCACTTGGTTTGGTCAAAAAACCTATAACGGCGTGGCCTTCATCAGTAAAACACCTGCCCAAGACGTGATCTGCGGCATGCCCGAATTTGAAGACCCACAGCGCCGCGTCATCGCCGCCACCTTTGGCGACGTGCGCGTGATCAACGTCTACTGCGTCAACGGCGAAGCCGTCGGCAGCGAGAAATTCGCCTATAAAGAAGCCTGGTTTAAAGCCCTACACGGCTTTGTCGCCGCCCAAATGGCCATCCACCCCAAAGTGGTGCTCCTAGGCGACTTCAACATCGCCCCGGCCGATCTTGACGTCTACGACCCGGAAAAATGGCAAGATAAAATTCTGTGTTCAAAAGAAGAGCGCGCTTGGCTACAGGCACTGCTGGATTTAGGCCTAGACGACAGCCTACGCACCTTCAACCCCACCGAACCATGCTTTACCTGGTGGGACTACCGCATGAATATGTTCCGCCGCAAGCTGGGCCTACGCATCGACCACATTTTAATCAGCGCCCCATTGCAAACCCAGGTAGGCAAAGTCTGGGTCGACATTGAGCCGCGCGCTTGGGAGCGCCCCAGCGACCACGCACCGGTCAGCATTGAGCTGACCTTATAA
- the dusA gene encoding tRNA dihydrouridine(20/20a) synthase DusA, translating to MTVQALPSRRLSVAPMLDWTDRHYRYMARQITHHAWLYSEMVTTGALIHGSAARFLSFNEGEQPLALQLGGSDPADLAICAKMAQDYGYNEVNLNCGCPSPRVQKGAFGACLMNEVDLVADGLKAMQDAVTIDVTVKHRIGVDKQSDYQVVRDFVGALAHQTDCQTFIVHARNAWLEGLSPKENREIPPLKYEYVYQLKQDFPDLEIILNGGVTTNAAIAEHLQHVDGVMVGREAYHNPYVMAEWDSLFYDDAHEPIDRVALVGCLQAYAEAQLASGRGTTMRHMVRHYLGLMQGLPGARTWRRMLSDANLLKANDAALLQRALAEVGR from the coding sequence ATGACCGTACAAGCATTGCCTAGCCGCCGCCTATCGGTGGCGCCCATGTTGGATTGGACCGATCGCCACTATCGCTATATGGCCAGACAGATCACCCACCACGCGTGGCTGTACTCTGAGATGGTGACCACAGGTGCCTTAATTCACGGCAGTGCCGCCCGTTTTTTGAGTTTTAATGAAGGTGAACAGCCGTTGGCTTTACAGCTCGGCGGCAGCGATCCCGCCGATTTAGCCATCTGCGCCAAAATGGCTCAAGATTACGGCTATAACGAAGTGAATCTGAACTGCGGCTGCCCTAGCCCTCGGGTGCAAAAAGGGGCGTTTGGCGCTTGCTTGATGAATGAAGTGGATCTGGTGGCCGATGGCCTTAAAGCGATGCAGGATGCCGTAACCATCGACGTCACCGTCAAACACCGCATCGGCGTCGACAAGCAAAGCGACTATCAGGTGGTGCGCGATTTTGTCGGTGCCTTAGCCCACCAAACCGACTGCCAAACCTTTATTGTGCATGCTCGTAACGCTTGGTTAGAAGGCCTATCGCCGAAGGAAAACCGCGAGATTCCGCCGCTTAAATACGAGTATGTGTATCAGCTTAAGCAGGACTTTCCTGATTTAGAAATTATTTTAAACGGCGGCGTCACCACCAATGCCGCCATTGCCGAACACTTACAGCACGTCGACGGCGTGATGGTGGGGCGTGAAGCCTATCATAATCCCTATGTGATGGCCGAATGGGACAGCCTATTTTATGACGACGCGCACGAGCCGATTGATCGGGTGGCCTTGGTCGGCTGCTTACAGGCCTATGCCGAAGCTCAGCTGGCCAGCGGCCGCGGCACCACCATGCGCCATATGGTGCGACATTACCTAGGGCTGATGCAGGGCTTGCCCGGTGCGCGCACGTGGCGCCGTATGCTGTCCGACGCCAATTTATTGAAGGCCAACGACGCGGCCCTCTTGCAGCGGGCTTTGGCTGAAGTCGGTCGCTAA